The DNA region cgctccactggacatggtgacgcaggagggtcacaaggagagaatcagtctcttccttattgattctcctgcgtttcccgtggtgctgggcctaccctggttggcctgtcatgaccccactatttcgtggcaacggggtggtcacgaaagtgctccaggaggtgtttaggggtttccgtcggtgctactacggtggaaagtccagaccaggtctccaccgtgcgcatcccctctgaatatgccgatttggacCTCGCCTTCtataagaagaaggcgactcaattaccaccccatcgacggagGGATTGTGAGATAAAtttcctggtagacgcagcacttcccaggagtcacgtgtatcccctgtcacaggaggagacggtggctatggaaacacatgtctccgaatctctggggcaggggtacattcggccctccacttcacctgcctcctcgagtttcttttttgtgaagaaggatggaggtctgcgcccgtgtattgactatcgaggtatcaacCAGATCACTGtaaggtacagttacccgctatctctcatagccagtgcgattgagtcaatgcacggggcacgcttcttcaccaaattggatctcaggagcgcttacaacctggtgtgtatccgggagggagacgagtggaagatggctttcagtaccacctcagggcactatgagtacctcgtcatgccgtattggttgatgaatgctccatcagtcttccaggcctttgtagatTAGATTTTCAaggacctgcacaggcagggtgcagtggtgtatattgatgacatcctgatatactccgctacatgtgccgagcatgtgtccctggtgcgcagggtgcttggtcgactgctggagcataacctgtacgtcaaggctgagaactGTCTGTTCatccagcagtccgtctccttcctagggtaccgcatttccacttcaggggtggagatggagagcgaccgcatttcagccgtgcgtaattggccgactcccaccacggtaaaggaagtgcagcggtttctagggttttccaactactaccggaggtttatccggggttttggtcaggtagcggctcccattacctcactgctgaaggggggaccggtgcgattgcggtggtcggctgaggcggacagggcttttggtcacctgagggctctgtttacctcggctcctgtgctggctcatccggatccctctttaatgttcatagtggaggtggaagcgtccgaggctgggataggagccgtgctctctcagcgctcagaTACGCCACCAatgctccgcccctgtgccttcttttcgaagaagctcagcccggcggagcgaaactatgatgtgggggaccgggagctgttggctgttgtcatggccttgaaggcatggagacattggcttgagagggctaaacacccttttctcatctggactgaccaccgcaatctggagtacatccgggcagcaagGAGACcaaaccctcgccaggcaaggtgggccatatttttttacccgttttgttttcaccctatcctacagaccaggttcccagaacgcgaaGGCaaacgcactgtcccggatgtatgacacagaggagcggcccatggatcacacccccatactcccggcctcttgcttggtagtgtgggagctggccgcggacatcgaacgggcgttatgtacagagcccactcccctccaatgtccagctgggcgtctgtactgGTTTTATGTCTGCTGTCtgcgaccgtttgatctattgggcccacatgtcACCCCCATCTTGTCATCTGGGCattggtcggacagtgcgctgtcttagtgggaagtactggttgtccactttggctaaggacgtgagggtttatgtttcctcctgctcggtgtgcgcccagtgcaaggcccctaggcacctgcccagagggaagacacaacccctacccgttccacaacggccgtggtctcacctgtcggtggatttccaaacggatcttcctccctcacagggtaacaccacgatcctggtcgtggTGGgttggttttctaagtcctgccgcctcctccctctgtccggtCTCCCTgcagccctacagactgcggaggccctgtttacacacgtcttccggcactaggACATATTAtttgatcgaggtccccagttcacgtcaagagtttggagggcattcatggaacgtctgggggtctcagtcagccttacctcgggttttcaccccgacaGTAactggcaggtggagagagtgaaccaggatgtgggaaggtttctgcggtcttattgccaggactggccgggggagtgggcggcattcgtgccctgggcagaggcggcccagaactcgctccgccactcctccactaacctctcccccttccagtgcgtactggggtaccagccggttcttgcgccttggcatcagagccagatcgaggctcctgcggtggacgactggtttaggCGCTCTGAGGAGACGTGGGACGAAACTCATGTGCACCTTCAGCGGGCCGTGAGGTGCCATAAAACCAGCacagaccgccaccgcagtgaggccccggtgttcgcaccaggggaccgggtctggctctcgacccgaaacctgcccctccgcctgccctgccggaagctgggtccgtggtttgtggggccattcaaagtcctgaggagaataaacgaggtgtgttacagtctACAGCTCCCCcgattatcatattaacccctcgtttcatgtgtctctcctcaggccggtggtggctggtccgctccaggaatctgaggtgcgggaggttccttcgccccctctggacatcgagggggctcAGTCGTATGCAGTTCGGTCCATACTGGACTTGAGGCGTTGGGCGatgggccttcagtacctcgtggagtgggtggggtacggtccggaggagagatactgggtgccggtggaggacgtgttagaCCCATCAATGCTACGGGAGTTctaccgtctccatccggatcgccctgcgcctcgccctccgggtcgtccccgaggtcggtgttgGCACACTGCTGGAGCTGCGCatcaagggggggggtactgtcatgacttctgccgtcggtccctctccttgttcgggaggCGTTccacgtcaccggtcttctagccatcgccgatccatctTTCATTTTCCTTTTGTTTAGTCTTTgttttttacacacctggtttcattccccaattacatgttcatgtacTTAAATACTTGGAGGGCTCACAACTTCttccagctaaatcaagacaagactGAAGTACTTATTGTTGGATCTAGAGAGAGAATCTGGCCGCACATTTTAATTCACAGGCaacaaagataaaacaccaggtaaaaagCCTAGGTGTTATTTAAGTTTCTGTACTCAATTCCGAATCACACATTATGAAagtgaccaaaatagctttttaccacctgaggaacattgccaaggtgcgGCAGTTTCTCactcaggctgatacagagagactcatccatgcttttactaaaagcaggcttgactactgtaatgctttcctgtctggtctacccaagaaagcttTTGGtaaactgcaaaacatacagaatgctgcagggtactgaccaagaccagacagaacacattacaccggttttaaggtctctgtactgtaaaacatacagaatgctgcagggtACTGACAtagaacagacagagaacacattacactggttttaaggtctctgtactgtaaaacatacagaatgctgcagggtactgaccaagaccagacagagaacacattacactggttttaaggtctctgcactggctgcctgtgagttttagaattcatGATAAtattcttctattggtttttaaatcaatccacgattgtgcaccccaatatatgtcagacatgcttttaagttatgtacccagtaggtccctcaggtcctctggccttttaactatctcaaagcccaggaccaagaggcatggagaggcagcctttagttactatgccccccagactttagttactatgggcccccagcctttagttactatgcccccagactttagttactatgcccccagactttagttactatgcccccagcctttagttactatggccccagcctttagttattatgcccccagcctttagttattatgcccccagcctttagttactatgcccccagcctttagttactatgcccccagactttagttactatgcccccagcctttagttactatgcccccagcctttagttactatgcccccagcctttagttactatgcccccagcctttagttactatgcccccagcctttagttactatgcccccagcctttagttactatgcccccagcctatagttactatgcccccagcctttagttactatgcccccagcctttagttactatggccccagcctttagttattatgcccccagctaTAATAGtgttatactgacagatacaAGACCTCTGGGTGTAGTGGGTTGGGtgttatactgacagatacaAGGCCTCTGGTTGTAAAAAGGAGACAGATCAtttgtacattagggttagtgatacagtgatctggacctacctcagtctgtacattagggttagtgatacagtgatatggacctacctcagtctgtacattagggttagtgatacagtgatctggacctacctcagtctgtacattagggttagtgatacagtgatatggacctacctgCAGTcttgtacattagggttagtgatacagtgatatggacctacctcagtctgtacattagggttagtgatacagtgatatggacctacctcagtctgtacattagggttagtgatacagtgatctggacctacctcagtctgtacattagggttagtgatacagtgatctggacctacctcagtctgtacattacgTCCCTGGATCCAGATACAGCTCTACCTAAAGTACACACAGATTACATTTATTAAAatggcaatatgtaactttttgagcAACCCAACAAAATCCACATAGaaatgtgttatagatctgtcatactGCTTTAAAGCCAATCTAAGTAGCGGTAGATATTTTCCACGtgagctatttctatgcttcccattcttcaGATTTGTTTTTGCGACTATTACAAAGAGCTGAAACAACAGTATTTTTGGTTATAGaaaacacagtggtttagatggtacaatgtttATCTAAACTATAAACATTGCTTCTTAGGTAAATCTGAACAAAAAGTGAGTTAATTATTTTTCATGCCAGAATGAAACATTCTAAAACAGAGAGGTGCCGGGTCCTGTTTCAGCAGGTATCTGAGTATAGAGAGGTGTCGGGTCCTGTTCCAGCAGGTATCTGAGTATAGAGAGGTGCCGGGTCCTGTTCCAGCAGGTATCTGAGTATAGAGAGGTGCCGGGTCCTGTTCCAGCAGGTATCTGAGTATAGAGAGGTGTCGGATCCTGTTCCAGCAGGTATCTGAGTATAGAGAGGTGTTGGGTCCTGTTTCAGCAGGTATCTGAGTATAGAGAGGTGCCGGGTCCTGTTCCAGCAGGTATCTGAGTATAGAGAGGTGCCGGGTCCTGTTTCAGCAGGTATCTGAGTATAGAGAGGTGTCGGGTCCTGTTCCAGCAGGTATCTGAGTATAGAGAGGTGCCGGGTCCTGTTCCAGCAGGTATCTGAGGATAGAGAGGTGCCGGGTCCTGTTCCAGCAGATATGTGAGTATAGAGAGGTGCCGGGTCCTGTTCCAGCAGGTATCTGAGTATAGAGAGGTGCCGGGTCCTGTTTCAGCAGGTATCTGAGTATAGAGAGGTGTCGGGTCCTGTTCCAGCAGGTATCTGAGTATAGAGAGGTGTCGGGTCCTGTTCCAGCAGGTATCTGAGTATAGAGAGGTGCCGGGTCCTGTTCCAGCAGGTATCTGAGTATAGAGAGGTGTCGGATCCTGTTCCAGCAGGTATCTGAGTATAGAGAGGTGTTGGGTCCTGTTTCAGCAGGTATCTGAGTATAGAGAGGTGCCGGGTCCTGATCCAGCAGGTATCTGAGTATAGAGAGGTGCCGCGTCCTGTTCCAGCAGGTATCTGAGTATAGAGAGGTGCCGGGTCCTGTTCCAGCAGGTATCTGAGTAAAGAGAGGTGTCGGGTCCTGTTCCAGCAGGTATCTGAGTATAGAGAGGTGCCGGGTCCTGTTCCAGCAGGTATCTGAGTATAGAGAGGTGCCGGGTCCTGTTCCAGCAGGTATCTGAGTATAGAGAGGTGCCGGGTCCTGTTCCAGCAGGTATCTGAGTATAGAGAGGTGCCGGGTCCTGTTCCAGCAGGTATCTGAGTATAGAGAGGTGTCGGATCCTGTTCCAGCAGGTATCTGAGTATAGAGAGGTGTTGGGTCCTGTTTCAGCAGGTATCTGAGTATAGAGAGGTGCCGGGTCCTGATCCAGCAGGTATCTGAGTATAGAGAGGTGCCGCGTCCTGTTCCAGCAGGTATCTGAGTATAGAGAGGTGCCGGGTCCTGTTCCAGCAGGTATCTGAGTATAGAGAGGTGTCGGGTCCTGTTCCAGCAGGTATCTGAGTATAGAGAGGTGCCGGGTCCTGTTCCAGCAGGTATCTGAGTATAGAGAGGTGCCGGGTCCTGTTCCAGCAGGTATCTGAGTATAGAGAGGTGTCGGGTCCTGTTCCAGCAGGTATCTGAGTATTGAGAGGTGTTGGGTCCTGTTTCAGCAGGTATCTGAGTATAGAGAGGTGCCGGGTCCTGATCCAGCAGGTATCTGAGTATAGAGAGGTGCCGGGTCCTGTTCCAGCAGGTATCTGAGTATAGAGAGGTGTTGGGTCCTGTTTCAGCAGGTATCTGAGTATAGAGAGGTGCCGGGTCCTGATCCAGCAGGTATCTGAGTATAGAGAGGTGCCGGGTCCTGTTCCAGCAGGTATCTGAGTATAGAGAGGTGCCGGGTCCTGTTCCAGCAGGTATCTGAGTATCTACACTGGACTATCTAACTTTGTCAcagaaactgaaattaggtgaactactAGAGTTTtagcatagtgcatctttaactctaaatgactaccgacacaGTGGCACAGATGTAGGAAGAAATCCTCTTATCACTGCAGAAACTGATGGGTGGTGCTGAGCCCTCTGGCACAAATGGATGCCATGATCTCTActtttcatcatcatcattaagctgtctgtctgtctgtctgtctgtctgtctgtctgtctgtctgtctgtctgtctgtctgtctgtctgtctgtctgtctgtctgtctgtctgtctgtctgtctgtctgtctgtctgtctgtctgtctgtctgtctgtctggaacgaCCTTCTgacctatatctctgtctgtctgtctgtcttcactgcTGAGTATCCAGGGTCTGGAACGACGTTCTCTGAAAGAAACACATAAGCAGGTTACAACTAGTGACATGTTAAAAACACGAAAAAAAACATATTATTTTCTTCAGAAAGATGAGGGGAGTGTTGTTGGTCTCTCCCttcttcctacctctcctcctgttGTGTTGTCTCTTCTCTGTGTGGTTGATGTCAGCATAGGTCACATCACctggaccagatccacctggaactaaacacaggagagagagaggatattaacacagactggaccagatccacctggaactaaacacaggagtgagagaggatattaacacagactggaccagatccacctggaactaaacacaggagagagagaggatattaacacagactggaccagatccacctggaactaaacacaggagtgagagaggatattaacacagactggaccagatccacctggaactaaacacaggagagagagaggatattaacacagactggaccagatccacctggaactaaacacaggagagagagagaggatattaacacagactggaccagcTGAGAGAGGAtagtctgagtgttgtacagtattacagtacctgtggtgttatagtgttgtaCAGTATTactgtacctgtggtgttatacagtattacagtacctgtggtgttatagtgttatacagtattacagtacctgtggtgttatagtgttatacagtactacagtacctgtggtgttatagtgttatacagtactacagtacctgtggtgttatagtgttgtaCAGTATTactgtacctgtggtgttatacagtattacagtacctgtggtgttatagtgttatacagtattacagtacctgtggtgttatagtgttatacagtattacagtacctgtggtgttatacagtattacagtacctgtggtgttatagtgttatacattattacagtacctgtggtgttatagtgttatacagtacatttacatttacatttacatttaagtcatttagcagacgctcttatccagagcgacttacaaaatggtgcattcaccttatgatatccagtggaacaaccactttacaatagtgcatctaaatcttttaaggggggggggggggtgttagaaggattactttatcctatcccaggtattccttgaagaggtggggtttcaggtgtctccggaaggtggtgattgactccgctgtcctggcgtcgtgagggagcttgttccaccattggtgtgccagagcagcgaacagttttgactgggctgagcgggaactgtgcttcctcagaggtaggggggccaacaGGCCAGTGGtgaatgaacgcagtgcccttgtttgggtgtagggcctgatcagagcctgaaggtatggaggtgccgttcccttcacagctccgtaggcaagcaccatggtcttgtagcggatgcgagcttcaactggaagccagtggagagagcggaggagcggtactgcagtacctgtggtgttatacagtattacagtacctgtagtgttgtacagtattacagtacctgtggtgttatagtgttatacagtactgcagtacctgtggtgtgttatacagtattacagtacctgtggtgttatcgtgttatacagtactacagtacctgtggtgttatagtgttatacagtactacagtacctgtggtgttatagtgttatacagtacctgtggtgttatagtgttatacagtattacagtacctgtggtgttatagtgttattcagtattacagtacctgtggtgttatagtgttatacagtattacagtagctgtggtgttatagtgttatacagtactacagtacctgtggtgttatagtgttatacagtataacagtaccTGTGGtcttatagtgttatacagtactacagtacctgtggtgttatagtgttatacagtacctgtggtgttatagtgttattcagtattacagtacctgtggtgttatagtgttattcagtattacagtacctgtggtgttatagtgttatacagtactacagtacctgtggtgttatagtgttatacagtactacagtacctgtggtgttggaGGTCTTCACTGCAGAGTAGACTGGATCAGCTCCTGGAGACTTCTCTGGAGGAGATGAGACAATGGGTTAAAGACATAAAgacactgtactgtgtgtgtgtgtgtgtgtgtacctctccttctcctggGTTCTGGGTCCTGTTTGATTCTAACGTCAGGATAGGTAACATCTCTGGGTTCAGCTGCTACATCTTTGATCCTCTTGCAGAACAGGACCAGTAGAATgatcagagagatggagagaacagccaccaacccagagacagacagagggaggaggagagaggaggggaggagagaggtagagcccCCATCTTgaaaaacacaagagaaaacaacagtaaaaagttaTAAACAAACTGATTAATATTATCttagacagtaccagtcaaaagtttggacacaactactcatgcaagggtttttctttttttaactattttctacatcggcattctcttaaccagattcacgaggtagtcacctggaatgcatttcaattaacaggtgtgccttattaaaagttaatttgtggaatttctcttcattgtgcgtttgagccaatcagttgtgttgtgacaaggtagagttgGTATagagaagattgccctatttggtaaaataccaagtccgtattattgtcacgacaccgacggatggtggcgcagAGGTATTTAGGGGCTGCGTCCCTATTTTGGACGTCTAATAAGGGTTTTGGTATCTGTTTGGCGCCCTGCCCTGCCGTGTTTGGACTTTCTTTATTTTTGTGCATACGGATTAAAAGTCTGTTCAAGAATTtactgtctcctgcgcttgactctacctctcctgcttccttgagccagcCCTGACAAATATGgcaaaaaacagctcaaataagcaacgagaaacgacagtccatcaatactttaagacatgaaggtcaaatCTGGAAttttttcaagaactttgaaagattcttcaagtggagttgcaaaaaccatcaagcgcaatgatgaaactggctctcatgaggaccgccacaggaaagaaagacagagttccctttgctgcagaggatgagttcattagttaccagcctcagaaattgacaattaactgcacctcagattgcatcctaaataaatgcttcacagaggtcaagtaacagacacatctcaacatcaactgttcagaggagactgtgtgaatcaggccttcatggtcgaattgctgcaaagaaaccactactaaaggacaccaataataagaagagacttgcttggaccaaaaaacacgagcaatggacattagaccggtgaaaatctgtcctttggtctgatgagtccaaatttgacatttttgtgagacgcaaattagttgaacagatgatctccgcatgtgtatttcccaccgtgaagcatggaggaggaggtgtgatggtgtgggggtgctttgctggtgacattgtctgtgatttatctagaattcaaggcacacttaaccagcatggctaccacagcattctgcagcgatacgcttagtgggactatcatttgtttttcaacaggacaatgacataaagcacacctccaggctgtgtaagaaggagagtgatggagtgctgcatcagatgacctggcctccacaatcacccaacctcaacccaactgagatggtttgggatgagttggaccgcagagtgaagaaaaagctgccaacaagtgcccagcatatgtgggaactccttcaagactgttggaaaagcattcctcaagaaactggttgagagaatgccgagagtgtgcaaagctgtcataaaggcaaagagtggctactttgaagaatctcaaatataaatatattttgatttgtttaacacttttttggttactacatgattccatgtgttatttcataattgtgatgtcttcactatatctccaatgtagaaaatagtaaaaaataaagaaaaacccttgaatgagtgggtgtgtccaaacttttgactggtactgtatgtactgcgTCTAATGACCAAGCGAGATTACAAGAACACAAATTATTATGAATGTAACGTCTCAAACTTAACAGTGTAAAGAAGAACCAAATAATCTGAATGTCAAAGTTTCTCATATTCTCACCTGTCACAGTCATCCAGCTCTCTGGTGAATCTCCTTTCGAGTTGTAACACTTGTAGAGTCCTTCATCTGACTTGGATACTGCAGGGATGGTCATCTCTCCTGTAGTCTCAGCCCTGATGAGGGATCCatctttgtagaaaacagctgtgAGGTCAGAGGGAGTTTCCTGATATCTGCAGCGCAGAGTCACAGAATCTCCCTCAGTCACAGGAagggcagggctctccaggatcatagcaccagctgtatataatatataaacatcatatataaacaggtctctccaggatcacagctccagctgtatataatatataaacatcatatataaacaggtctctccaggatcacagctccagctgtatataatatataaacatcatatataaacaggtctctccaggatcacagctccagctgtatataatatataaacatcatatataaacaggtctctccaggatcacagctccagctgtatataatatataaacatcatatataaacaggtctctccaggatcacagctccagctgtatataatatataaacatcatatataaacaggtctctccaggatcacagctccagctgtatataatatataaacatcatatattaacataacatcagctatctgaaaccAGATGAACCACTAAACACTATAATGTTAGTAGATGGTGTTTGTGGACATACCATGTACTGTGATGTTGACAGCATTGCTGTGTTCTCCAGAACCAGACTCACACCAGTACACTCCACTGTCTGATGGTGTTAGTGACACATTGCATGAAGACCCTTGTTGTTTTCCCCAGTCAGTATGACACTCTGAAAGGATTCCTCTCATTGTGTTCCTCACCACTCTCCATCTAGCAGAGTTCCCCTGAAcctcacagctcagagagacagactcataTTCAAAGAACTGAGATCTGTCAGGACTGAGACTCAGAGATGCTTGGTTagagagaactgagagagagaaagtctgatctgagagacacacagagagagaaaaaagagagggatgtagagagagagatacatagagaggGTCAGTCTGATATCTGTACTATTGTAATATATTCCAGAGCTGGGTCTGTATCACATCTGAGTTAAACATTTTTTGTTCTACCAGTCTACACCAGATTCAATGAGACCCTTTCTGCCCTttgtcaggtctctccaggatcacagctccagctgtatacaatatataaacatcatatataaacaggtctctccaggatcacagctccagctgtatataatatataaacatcatatataaacaggtctctccaggatcacagctccagctgtatataatatataaacatcatatataaacaggtctctccaggatcacagcaccagctgtatataatatataaacatcatatataaacaggtctctccaggatcacagctccagctgtatataatatataaacatcatatataaacaggtctctccaggatcacagctccagctgtatata from Salmo salar unplaced genomic scaffold, Ssal_v3.1, whole genome shotgun sequence includes:
- the LOC123732520 gene encoding Fc receptor-like protein 5; its protein translation is MERTCLLLLLLSTLVYCSLGQGGDLSPPASLSVSPDRSQFFEYDDQTFSLSVLSNQASLSLSPDRSQFFEYESVSLSCEVQGNSARWRVVRNTMRGILSECHTDWGKQQGSSCNVSLTPSDSGVYWCESGSGEHSNAVNITVHAGAMILESPALPVTEGDSVTLRCRYQETPSDLTAVFYKDGSLIRAETTGEMTIPAVSKSDEGLYKCYNSKGDSPESWMTVTDGGSTSLLPSSLLLPLSVSGLVAVLSISLIILLVLFCKRIKDVAAEPRDVTYPDVRIKQDPEPRRRREKSPGADPVYSAVKTSNTTVPGGSGPGDVTYADINHTEKRQHNRRRENVVPDPGYSAVKTDRQTEI